The Pseudomonas entomophila genome segment CCAGGGCGAAAACGGACAACAGATGTTTCATGACGCTTACCTCACGGTGGAACAGGCGCTGCAACAGCGAGCGGATGGTCAGTGGCCCGCGCCAGGCGGGCCACCCGGGCTTACAGCTGCTGGGTGACGAACGACAGCATCTTGTCGGCGGCGGAGATGACCTTGGAGTTCATCTCGTAGGCACGCTGGGTGGTGATCATGTTCACCAGCTCTTCCACGGTGCTGACGTTGGAGTTTTCCAAGGTCTTCTGCAGGGTCAGGCCGAAGCCGTTCAGGCCTGGGGTGCCGACCTGCGGCGCGCCACTGGCGGCGGTCTCGAGGAACAGGTTGTTACCGATGGCCTGCAGGCCGGCCGGGTTGATGAAGTCGGCGGTCTGGATGTTGCCGATGACCTGGGCGGCCGGGTTGCCGGCGGTGGTGATCGATACGGTGCCGTCCTGGCCGACGGTGAAGGTCTGCGCTTCTGGCGGCACGACGATGGCCGGCTCCAGGGCGAAACCGTTGGCGGTGACGATCTGGCCGTCGGAGTTCAGGTGGAAGGTGCCGTCACGGGTGTACGAGACGGTGCCGTCCGGCTGCAGTATCTGGAAGAAACCACGGCCGTTGACCGCCATGTCCAACGGGTTCTCGGTGTTCTGCAGGCCACCGGTCTGGAAGTTCTTCTGGGTACCGACGACACGCACACCGGTACCGACCTGCAGGCCCGAAGGCAGCTCGCTGTCCTGGGTGGACTGCGCGCCAGGCTGGCGCTTGATCTGGTACAGGAGGTCCTGGAACTCGGCGCGATCACGCTTGAAGCCGGTGGTCGAGACGTTGGCCAGGTTGTTCGAGATGACCGTCAGGTTGGTGTCCTGGGCGGACAGGCCGGTTTTAGCGACCCAAAGAGCCGGAAGCATTTAGTGTTCTCCTCGTGCGCCTGTTTTACGGCACCCGTTCAAATGTGATTAGCCGATTTGCAAAACCCGAGCCATGGCTTGATCGCCTTCCTCGGCCGCTTTCATCATCTTGACGTGCAACTCGAACTGGCGGGACAGCGCCAGCACCGACGTCATTTCTTCCACGGCATTGACGTTGCTGCCTTCCAGGAAGCCCGATACCACGCGCACGTTGACATCGGCGTCGGCCGGCTGGCCGTTCCTGGTGTGGATCAGCCCGTCCGGGCCCTTGATCATGTTCTTGACGTCGGGATTGACCAGCTTGATGCGGTCGACCTCGGCCATTACCCGCGGGTCCTCGCCCATGGCGCGGATGCTGATGGTGCCGTCGTCACCCACCTCGACCTTCTGCTCCGGCGGAATCGCGATCGGGCCACCATTGCCCATCACCGCCATGCCGTTGCCGGCGCGCAGCACGCCCAGGGCGTCAATGTTCAGGCTGCCGGTGCGTACGTAGGCTTCGCTGCCGTCGGGGGCCTGCACGGCCATGAAGCCATTGCCAGTGACCGCCACGTCCAGCTCGCGGCCGGTCTCGACCATGGGGCCGGCGCTGAAGTCGGTGGCCGGGCGTTCGCTCATGGCAAAGGCACGCGCCGGAAAGCTGTCGCCAAAAACCGGCATCGAACGCGCCTGCTCGAGGTCGCGCTGGAAACCGTTGGTGGAAACGTTCGCCAGGTTGTTGGCGTGGGCCTTCTGCGCCAGCGCGTTCTGGCTGGCGCCGGTCATGGCCACGTAAAGCATCTTGTCCACAGTCATCCTCCGCTGCACGGGCGATCGATTGCCGCTCGCCGTGGCTTTGCGGTGCTTGGAGCAAGTTTCGCGCCAAGTACTGTAGAAATGGCAAAGGCCCCGTATTTACGGGGCCTTTGCCGGACATGTGAGAATCAGCCTCACGCGCAAAGACAAAATCTCGGCGCTCCGCTGCCTGACAGCGGCAAGGGCTCGCCGCCCCAGCCTGCCAGGCGAACTCACTCAAGAAATGGTGAAGCTATCTCCATTGTTGGTCTGGAACGATTCGATCGTGTTCCCTCCGGCATACCAGTTACTCAGCACCACCCCGGAATCGAGGTTGCCAGC includes the following:
- the flgG gene encoding flagellar basal-body rod protein FlgG: MLPALWVAKTGLSAQDTNLTVISNNLANVSTTGFKRDRAEFQDLLYQIKRQPGAQSTQDSELPSGLQVGTGVRVVGTQKNFQTGGLQNTENPLDMAVNGRGFFQILQPDGTVSYTRDGTFHLNSDGQIVTANGFALEPAIVVPPEAQTFTVGQDGTVSITTAGNPAAQVIGNIQTADFINPAGLQAIGNNLFLETAASGAPQVGTPGLNGFGLTLQKTLENSNVSTVEELVNMITTQRAYEMNSKVISAADKMLSFVTQQL
- the flgF gene encoding flagellar basal-body rod protein FlgF; the encoded protein is MDKMLYVAMTGASQNALAQKAHANNLANVSTNGFQRDLEQARSMPVFGDSFPARAFAMSERPATDFSAGPMVETGRELDVAVTGNGFMAVQAPDGSEAYVRTGSLNIDALGVLRAGNGMAVMGNGGPIAIPPEQKVEVGDDGTISIRAMGEDPRVMAEVDRIKLVNPDVKNMIKGPDGLIHTRNGQPADADVNVRVVSGFLEGSNVNAVEEMTSVLALSRQFELHVKMMKAAEEGDQAMARVLQIG